Proteins from a genomic interval of Diospyros lotus cultivar Yz01 chromosome 6, ASM1463336v1, whole genome shotgun sequence:
- the LOC127803510 gene encoding mitochondrial inner membrane protease ATP23: MAAESDPKASSAGSSPAVNGGITVAECQDMIRRSLRTPMVKFLREHLEKAGCSFGDSFIRAVHCDKEISGGYVRGEGIVVCSNHMNIPDEVNQVVIHELIHAYDDCRAANLDWANCAHHACSEIRAGHLSGDCHYKRELLRGYMKIRGHEQDCVRRRVMKSVIANPYCSEAAAKDAMEAVWDVCYNDTKPFDRAP, encoded by the exons ATGGCGGCGGAGTCCGATCCGAAAGCTTCTTCCGCCGGCTCGTCCCCTGCCGTCAACGGTGGCATAACGGTGGCGGAGTGCCAAGATATGATCCGTAGAAGTCTCAGAA CTCCAATGGTGAAATTTTTAAGGGAGCATTTGGAGAAAGCTGGATGCAGTTTTGGGGACAGCTTCATCCGGGCCGTCCACTGCGACAAGGAGATCAGTGGCGGTTACGTCCGTGGCGAAGGG ATAGTGGTATGTAGTAATCACATGAACATCCCAGATGAGGTTAACCAAGTGGTCATCCATGAGCTCATCCACGCATATGATGATTGCCGTGCTGCTAACTTGGACTGGGCTAATTGTGCTCATCATGCTTGTAGTGAG ATTCGGGCTGGTCATTTAAGTGGTGATTGCCACTACAAGAGAGAATTGCTGCGTGGTTATATGAAGATACGAGGTCACGAGCAA GACTGTGTGAGGAGAAGAGTTATGAAATCAGTGATTGCCAACCCTTACTGCTCCGAAGCAGCAGCTAAGGATGCCATGGAAGCTGTCTGGGATGTTTGTTACAATGATACAAAACCATTTGACAGAGCTCCTTGA
- the LOC127803508 gene encoding uncharacterized protein LOC127803508, which translates to MKGKRGRVVPLGLRCLPKNRDSGLFHISSNNANLPCVKALSHLLFSLSQRKVQSSGNKFEKKQAKIDFLSSNSVKRNETKQFVFIKKRVKLYTGEREREREGGWGGEREMGGVTSSMAAKFAFFPPNPPSYKLVTDGLTGLLLLSPFPHRENVEILKLATRRGTEVVAVYIRHPMATSTLLYSHGNAADLGQMYELFIELSIHLKVNLIGYDYSGYGQSSGKPSEHNTYADIEAVYKFLEESYGAKQEDIILYGQSVGSGPTLDLAARLPQLRAVVLHSPILSGLRVMYPVKRTYWFDIYKNIDKIPLVKCPVLIIHGTADEVVDWCHGKQLWELCKEKYEPLWLKGGNHCDLELYPEYIRHLRKFISTVEKSPSQRHSSRRSTDQFEQPRRSTDVFEASRKSTDRREKPRHSTDRPEKLKNQSNNAEKLEKLRISFDQLERSRRSVDCIEKSRKSIDHLEKGRKSVDRLDRIRTG; encoded by the exons atgaaaggaaaaaggGGGAGAGTGGTCCCTCTTGGCCTGAGATGCCTCCCGAAAAACCGAGACTCTGGTCTATTTCACATATCAAGCAATAATGCAAACCTCCCATGCGTGAAAGCTCTCTCTCACTtactattctctctctctcagagaaAAGTTCAATCTTCtggaaataaatttgaaaaaaagcAAGCAAAGATAGATTTTTTGAGTTCCAATTCTGTGAAAAGAAACGAAACGAAACAGTTCGTTTTCATCAAAAAGAGGGTTAAATTGTAtactggagagagagagagagagagagagggggggtgggggggagagagagagatgggtggGGTGACGTCATCAATGGCGGCCAAGTTCGCCTTCTTTCCGCCGAACCCGCCGTCGTACAAGCTGGTCACCGACGGCCTGACGGGGCTTCTGCTCCTTAGTCCCTTCCCCCACCGCGAAAACGTGGAGATCCTGAAGCTGGCCACTCGTCGCGGCACGGAGGTAGTGGCGGTGTACATACGGCACCCCATGGCCACCTCCACGCTCCTGTACTCGCACGGCAACGCCGCCGATCTGGGCCAAATGTACGAACTCTTCATCGAATTGAGCATCCACTTGAAAGTTAATCTCATcgg GTATGACTATTCTGGGTATGGACAGTCTTCTGGAAAG CCAAGTGAACATAATACATATGCAGATATTGAAGCAGTCTATAAATTTCTCGAGGAGAGCTATGGTGCGAAGCAGGAGGATATCATCCTTTATGGCCAATCTGTTGGCAGTGGACCCACTTTGGATCTTGCAGCTCGTCTCCCTCAATTGAGAGCTGTTGTTCTGCATAGTCCTATACTTTCAGGCTTACGAGTCATGTATCCTGTGAAACGTACATACTGGTTTGACATCTATAAA AACATTGACAAAATCCCGTTGGTTAAATGTCCGGTGCTGATCATTCAT GGAACTGCAGACGAGGTTGTAGACTGGTGTCATGGCAAGCAACTCTGGGAGCTGTGCAAAGAGAAATACGAGCCACTGTGGCTCAAAGGAGGCAACCACTGTGATTTGGAGTTGTATCCAGAGTATATCAGGCATCTGAGGAAATTCATATCAACTGTGGAGAAATCACCTTCCCAGAGACACTCTTCTAGGAGGAGCACAGACCAGTTTGAGCAGCCGAGGAGGAGCACTGATGTCTTTGAGGCTTCAAGGAAGAGTACTGACAGGAGAGAGAAGCCGAGGCACAGCACCGACAGGCCTGAGAAACTGAAAAACCAATCGAACAATGCCGAGAAGCTCGAGAAACTAAGAATCTCTTTTGACCAACTGGAAAGGTCTCGGAGGAGCGTGGATTGCATTGAGAAATCAAGGAAAAGCATCGATCATCTAGAAAAGGGTCGGAAGAGTGTTGATCGACTGGATAGAATAAGAACTGGGTAA
- the LOC127803509 gene encoding glycerol-3-phosphate dehydrogenase [NAD(+)] translates to MAPCPESQHLPLVGGDATSDNDNINAPEGKSRVTVIGSGNWGSVAAKLIASNTLRLASFHDEVRMWVFEEVLPSGEKLSEVINRANENVKYLPGIKLGKNVVADPDLEHAVKDANMLVFVTPHQFMEGICKRLVGKIRAEAEAISLIKGMEVKMEGPCMISSLIREQLGINCCVLMGANIANEIAVEKFSEATVGYRESREMAEKWVQLFNTPYFMVSAVQDVEGVELCGTLKNVVAIAAGFVDGLEMGNNTKAAIMRIGLREMKAFSKLLFSSVKDSTFFESCGVADLITTCLGGRNRKCAEAFARNGGKRSFDELEAEMLQGQKLQGVSTAREVYEVLSYRSWLELFPLFATVHEICIGRLPPAAIVEYSQS, encoded by the exons ATGGCGCCGTGCCCGGAATCGCAGCACCTGCCACTGGTCGGAGGGGATGCCACATCGGACAACGACAATATTAACGCCCCCGAAGGAAAATCTAGAGTCACGGTTATCGGAAGTGGGAATTGGGGCAGCGTCGCCGCCAAGCTCATTGCCTCCAACACTCTGAGGCTCGCCTCCTTCCACG ATGAAGTAAGGATGTGGGTGTTCGAGGAGGTATTGCCGAGTGGTGAGAAACTCTCAGAGGTCATCAACCGGGCCAAC GAGAACGTTAAGTACCTTCCTGGTATAAAGCTTGGCAAGAATGTTGTTGCAGACCCTGACCTTGAACATGCAG TTAAGGATGCAAACATGTTAGTTTTTGTGACCCCACATCAATTCATGGAAGGTATATGTAAAAGGCTAGTTGGAAAGATAAGGGCAGAAGCAGAAGCTATTTCCCTTATTAAAGGAATGGAGGTCAAGATGGAAGGTCCTTGCATGATCTCCTCCCTCATAAGGGAACAGCTTGGCATAAATTGCTGTGTTCTAATGGGGGCAAATATCGCTAATGAG ATTGCGGTGGAGAAGTTCAGTGAAGCAACGGTTGGATACAGAGAGAGCAGAGAGATGGCAGAAAAATGGGTTCAACTATTCAACACTCCTTATTTCATGGTCTCAGCT gtcCAAGACGTGGAAGGAGTTGAACTATGTGGGACCCTAAAAAATGTTGTGGCAATAGCTGCAG GTTTTGTGGACGGCTTGGAAATGGGAAATAATACAAAG GCTGCAATAATGAGAATTGGGTTGAGAGAAATGAAGGCCTTTTCCAAGTTGCTGTTCTCATCAGTCAAGGATAGCACCTTCTTTGAAAGTTGTGGGGTAGCTGATCTTATAACAACTTGCT TAGGGGGTAGAAATAGGAAATGTGCAGAGGCTTTTGCTAGGAATGGAGGGAAAAG GTCTTTCGATGAGCTTGAAGCAGAAATGCTGCAGGGCCAGAAATTACAG GGTGTTTCCACAGCAAGAGAGGTTTACGAAGTTTTAAGCTACAGGAGCTGGTTAGAGTTGTTCCCGTTATTTGCAACAGTGCATGAGATATGCATCGGTCGTCTTCCACCAGCAGCAATAGTTGAGTACAGCCAGAGTTGA